ACTCTTAATATTCCTCTTCACGGTTTTTTACACATTTCTCAATTATTATAAAGAGATGCTTAAAATAAGTCAAGTAGTATTTCCCGATATTTTCCCTTGTTCCATCCACCCCTTTCGTGTATAATAAATATAAGTTAACCGTACTGAAAATTTCAGTAAAATATGGTACATAAAGGAGAGGTCGCCATGGTAAATTTATTAGCAGGCCCGAAAGGCAGCGGAAAGACACAGCAAATGATTGAGCAGGCAAATCTGAAAGCCAAAGAAAGCAACGGAAATGTAGTATTTATCAAGAAGACTCACCGCGACACGGCAAGTGTGGCATTCGACATCCGTACGATCTGTATGGATGATTACCCGGCAATCCAGAACACAGATGAATATATTGGATTTCTGTATGGAATGTGCAGCGCCAACCATGACATTGAAAATATTTTCATCGATGGCATCCTGAAGCACGCAGACATTTCTCTTGAGAACATTCCTGAGTTCATCGAGCGTGTGAAGAGAATCTCCACAGAGTGTGGCATCGATTTCTGCATCAGCATAAGCGCAGCCAAGGAGGAGTTGTCCTCTCTGGAAGGTTGCAGCTTCCTGAATTAATAGGATAGAGAATACACAAGAGAAAAAAAGAGGATGTTCCAAACCCTGAACCGGTTTCGGACATCCTCTTTTTTACTGCAGCAAAAGGAGCAGATATTCATAGAACGCAATGATCAGCGGAATGGTCACGATACATAAGACCGTTCCCATCACGTTGATGATACTGGCATACCGGGGATCTCCCCCGTACGTCTGGGCGGTCTGGGTGAGCATTACCGCCGGAGGCGCGGCAGCCGCCACCAGCACTACCATCAGGATATACTCTGCCTCCGGGTGTACCCCGCCGCTTACCGCCAGGGCAAAACATACCGCTACAAGTGCCGGCAGCAGGAGCAGACGGAGCAGGCATACAAAGTATGCCCTTTTGGCGGCAAACACCTCTCTTAGATCCATAGCGCCGATCAGCATCCCAATGGCCAGCATACTGATCGTGCCGATCATATCCCCAAATCCGGAAACCGCCGTAGCGATCACCACAGGAAAACGAATCTTGGTGACAAACAGGAATAATCCGATCCCCACTGCGATGATGTTTGGATTCAGGAAGATCTTCTTCCAGTTCTTTTCCTCCCCCGGTATGACCAGGGTCAACCCGTGGGACCAGAACAATACCGTCTGTACGATGATAAAAGCGGATGTATAGAAGATCCACTCCTCTCCCAGCACCGCCGCCACCAGCGGGATGGTCAGATTTGCGGCATTGGTATAGATCACCGAGGCCCGCTCGATCTTCTGAAGGCCCAGCGGCTTCTTTGACGCCCGCATCACAAGGATCAAAAAAACATGCACCAGAACCGCCGCCCCGAAGGCCAGAAAAAGCCCTGTCACCTTCTCTGCGGAGATTTCTATCTGAAAGGCGCTGACTACGATACAAGGCGAGCAGATGTAGACTGCAATCCGGGAGATCACTTCACTCTCCTTGGCCTCAAACAGCCCGATCCGGACCACCGCCCAGCCCACCACAGCCGCCAGGGCCATGGCCGCGATCTCTTCCGCAAGAAGGATACTTAACCCCATTACTCTCCCGTCCCTTCCAGGGACAGGACTACGTTGGCCTTGCCTCCTGTCTGGTATTCCATGGTGATCTCATCCCCCGCTTCATACCGGATAATATCCAGATATTCCGCCACAGAGACGTCGAAGATCTCCTGGGAGCCTTCCACCATCAGGTAATAATGGGAGTTGCCCTCCACCACTGCCTGGGCGATCTTCGTGATCCGCCCGGTTATGGTGAGCACGTCTTTCTCACTACTGTCCTCTCCTTTGCCGATGCCATTGCTGGCAAGCAGGTCCAGGTAATTCTCCTCACACTGGCTTACACTGTCGCCGATGGCTACGATCTGGTACTTCTGAACATTTACCATGGCATACTTCTTCACCAGCCCCGCGTCGTCCTTCAGGGCAATGAAATACGTGGGCTCTCCGGAAATGTTGAGAAGCAGCGGGAAGGTGGCCTTGTATTTCAGGTTCTGCACCTGGCCTTCCGCCGAGGACATAGCCGAAGTCTCGGTAGCTCCCTCCACCTCGTAGTACCGGGTCTCCATGGTCCGCTGGTTGGCCAGCACAAATCCCACGTTGGACTGGTCTCCGTTGACGGATGTCACGCCGGTATACATCCACACATCATCGTCGATGGCCAGATAGTTATAGCCCTCCGTGGTCTTCAGACAGTCCTTCTGGCTTAAGATGCTGTTGAAGAATCCGTGTTTCAGTGTGCCGTAATAATCAAACAGTTCTACCAGAAGGTCCGCAGAATATGCCCGGTCCACCCACTGGGGAACGTCCTCGATATCATAAGTCTTCATGGAGCCGTCGATGGCGTTGCAGATCACCACCTTGCCCACCGTCTCGCCGCCGAACAGGCCGATGTTGAACTTCTTCACCGGAGCGATCCAGTAGGGGATCCCCTCCTCGTCGATCTCAAAGCTCAGCTCTCCGTACATATAGGTGGGGTGGGCGAACCGGAGATGCCGGTAAATGTTCCGGTTCAGATGTTCGCTGGTGGTGTACTTCATCCCTTCCTCCAGGGTCACAAGCTCCGTACTCTGGGTGGCCATGTTGATCCGGATATAGGCAGGGATCCCCTCCGACTGGTTAGTGAGCCACTTGATCAGGCTGGCGTATTTAAGCGGGGTCACCCGTACCGGATTATCCTGATAATTGATCTGGCTGTAGATATCATCCGCCTCGAACTGGGACACCATATCCACCATGCTTCCCATCTTCCGGTCTCCCAGAAGCTCCGCCGTATCCTTGTCAAGAAGAGGGATCTTGTCAAAGGACAGTTCCTCGATATCCTCGGTAAAATTTCCCTCTTCCACCTTCATCAGCTGTTGATACTTCTTAGCGTTAATGATGGGCGAGGACAATAACGTCCCCACAAGATAGACCACGCCCACTACCAGGATCACCCCGATAAAAACCCGCAGTCCTTTATCCCCGCGCAGATCCTCTCTTGGGATCCTGCGGCGCAGGGTGTAAAGGACTGTAAGGATCACCAGCAACAGGATGATCATAAACCAGGTCTCGGTCGAGTGGATATTAACAACCGGCAGGGCTATATAATAGTAAAGCCCTGCCAGAAGGATCACGGCCAGAACGGCCGTAAGTTTCCATTTCTTTTTCATACCTTTCCTCCCAGGTTAGAATTTCTTTCTCCAGGCAAACGCCGTGAACAGGATCAGGAAGGGGAAGATCTCCAGACGTCCTACCAGCATGTCAAAGCTGAAGATGATCTTGGAGAAAGCGGAGTAGTCCGCGAAGCTTCCCATGGGGCCTACCACTCCAAATCCCGGTCCCACGTTGTTCAGCGTAGTCATTACCGCGCTGATGGTGGTCTCCATATCCATATTGTCGATGGCCACCAGGATCACCGATCCCACTGCGATCACCGCATAGGCCATCAGATAGGAATAGACATTCTTCAATGTCTCCGGACTCATCTTTTTATTATTTACCCGGATCAGGCTGACAGATTTGGGATGCACCATCTGCTTGATCGCCTGCTTGATGGTCTTTAACACTACCAGACCCCGGCATACCTTGATACCTCCTCCCGTGGAGGACGCGCAGGCTCCGATCACCATCAGAGTCATCAGGATACACTTGGAGAACATAGGCCAGTAGTTAAAGTCCGTGGTAGCAAATCCGGTGGTCGTGATGATGGAAGCCACCTGGAACAGGGAAAACCGTACCGACTGCAGGAAGTTAGGATAGTCCCCGTTGATATTGACAGCGATCAGAAGCGTGGCGATGGTGATGATCAGAAGATAGGCCCGCAGCTCCTCATTCTTCCACACCGGCTTAAACTCCCGGGTAAGCAGGAGAAAATACAGTCCGAAGTTAACACCGAATAAGATCATGAAAATGGAAAGCACCACGTCAATATATGCGCTGTCAAAATGTCCCACGCTGATGGCATAGTTGGAGAACCCGCCGGTTCCCGCCGTGCCGAACATGTGGATCAGACTGTCGAAAAGGTTCATGCCGCCAAGAAGCAACAGGATCACCAGGACGATGGACAATCCCAGGTACATGCCGTACAGGATCCGGGACGACTCCTTCATCCTGGGCACCAGCTTATCCTTCTCCATGCCGGGCACCTCCGCCCGCATAAGATGCATACTGGTCTTCTCCATATTGGTCAGCATCATGGCGAACACCAGCACGCCCATGCCGCCTACCCAGTGGGTAAAGCTTCTCCAGAAGAGCATGCACTGAGGCAGGGCCTCCACGTCCGCCAGGATGGTAGATCCTGTGGTGGTAAACCCAGAAACCGTCTCAAAGAAAGCGTCCACGTAGCTGGGAATGCTTCCGGACAGGGTAAAGGGCATGGCTCCAAACAGGGACCATAAGATCCAGGTAAGGGCCACGATCACCATTCCTTCCTTCCCATAGATCTTGCGATTAGCCGGTTTGCGTATACCCGTCAGCAGGAAGAGCACTCCCATCACCGCGGCTGTGATCACAAAATAAACCGCGCTTTCTTCCTGATGGATCAGCCCCACAAAAGCGGGCAGCAAAAGAAGAAGTGCTTCCACGCCAAGCATCTTTCCTAATATGTAAAAGGTCATCTTAATGTTCATCGCTTTTCCCTCTAACTCCTATGCAAGTATATCTGTAAAGCTGTCGATCACATGTCCCTTGGTCACTACGATCACACTGTCTCCCACTTCCAGGTGGTCGTCGCCGTTGGGAATGATGATCTGCCGTTTCCGCCCGATACAGGCGATCAGGTTGTTGGGCTTGGTCTTCAGGTCTTTCAGCGGAACATTGGTGAAAGGCGCCTCCTTACGGATGATGAACTCCTGAGCTTCCACTTTGCCATTTACCAGCTGGTACATGGTCTCCACATTGGCGCTGCTGTAGGAATTCTTCCTGGCCCGCACATAACTCATAATGGCGTCCGCTGTGGCGGATTTGGCGGAAATGATGCTGTCAATGCCCATTCCCTCCACCATCTGGGCTCTGCTGTCTTCATTGACCTTGGCGATGATCTTCTCCACGCCCTGGGTCTTAGCGAAAAGAGACATGATGATATTCTCTTCATCCATGCCGGTGAGGGCGATCATGGCGTCCGCCTCCTGGATCCCCTCCTCCAGAAGTAGTTCATGGTCAGTGGCGTCCCCGTGGATAATGGTGGCCTTGGGGAAGGTCTCGCAGAGGAACTCACATCTTGCCTCGTCTTTTTCGATGATCTTCACCTGCATTCCCGTCTGCAGAAGCTGATGAGTCAGGTAGAAGCACAGGTGTCCGCCTCCGCAGATCAGCACGTTGCGGATCTTCATATTCTTCTTGCCCATGGATTTGAAGAAATTCTTCAGGTCCTGATGGGTGGCAGCGATATGGAGCTTGTCCCCCTGCCGGAGGATAAACTCTCCGTCCGGGATGTAGACTTCATTGCCCCGCTTTACGGCGCACACCAGGATCTTGATCTGGAACCTCCGGTAGACTTCTGCCAGGGACAGGCCAATAAGCTTGCTCTCTTCCCGCAGAGGGAACTCGATCAGTTCCACCCGCTCCTTCATAAAAGTCTCCACCTTGTCGGCCTGGGGGAACAGTAACACCCTTGCGATCTCATTTGCCGCGGTCAGCTCCGGGTTGACCGCCATGCTTAAGTGCAGGTCTTCCTTAAGAAGACCGATCTGCCGGTAGTAGATAGGGTTGCGCACCCGGGCGATGGTATGCTTCGCGCCCAGCCTTCTGGCGATCAGGCAGCTTAACATATTCAGCTCGTCTGTAGATGCGCAGGCGATCACCAGATCCGCATGGGGCACGTCTGCCTGCTTCTGGATCTCCGCGTCAACGCCATTTCCCGTGATGCAGAAAATATCAAGCTCATTGAGAGCCTCTTTTAGTTTCCCTTCATTCTGATCGATCAGTACGATGTCATAGTCTTCTTCGGATAACTCTGTCGTCAGCTTATGGCCGACCTTACCGTCACCGATAATCACAATCTTCATCTCTTTACCCTCACTGTAATTGTAAAATCCTTGATAAGATAATAAGTGTAAGCGTACTTACAGTAATGTAGATTATAGCACTTTTATATATTAAAAAAAAGAGTCAATTTCCCCATTTTTTCTCCTTTTCAAACCCCCTGAAAACCGCGCAGAAAAGCCGTCTGGCAAGCAACTGCCAGACGGCTTTTTCAATTCTGAACAAAATCTTTACTCTTCTTCTGCCCGCTTCGCGATCTCCGCTTCCTGCACATCGGATGGCGCCTGCTCATAACGCGCGAATTCATAAGAATAAGTTCCTCTGCCTCCCGTCATGGAGCGAAGGGTGGTGCAGTATCCAAACATTCCAGTCATGGGAACGTCCGCTACAATCTCCTGATATCCGCCTGCCACCGGGTTCATTCCCAGCACACGGCCCCGTCTCTTGTTGAGATCGCCCATCACATCGCCGGTGTAGTCGTCCGGAACCGTTACCTTCACAGAGGCGATTGGCTCTAAGAGCACCGGAGACGCCTCCATGAAGCCCTTCTTGAAGGCCTGGCTGGTAGCTGTCTTGAACGCCATCTCAGAAGAGTCTACCGGATGGTAGGATCCATCGTAGAGAGTCGCCTTCACGCCAACAACCGGATAGCCGGCCAGAGGTCCCTTCACCACAGATTCCTGAAGTCCCTTCTCCACCGCCGGGAAGTAGTTCTTGGGAACCGCACCTCCCACAACGGTCTCTTCGAATACATAAGGAGTCTCCAGATCGCCGGAGGGCTCGAATTTCATCTTAACATGTCCATACTGGCCGTGGCCGCCGGACTGTTTCTTATACTTGGTGTCCACATCAGAACTCTTGCGGATGGTCTCGCGGAAGGCAACCTTGGGCGTCTCCAGCGTGATCTCGCATTTATATCTGGACGCCAGCTTGCTGGCTACGATCTCCAGATGCTGATCGCCCATGCCGTAGAGCAGGGTCTGGCGGTTCTCGCTGTCGTTGACTGTCTTCAGGGTCACGTCTTCTGCCATCATTCTCTGAAGGGCCTGGGATACCTTGTCCTCATCCCCTTTATTTTTCACTACATACTTCATGTAAGTATAAGGCTTGGAGTATTCGGTCCTTCCATAGAGGATGGGAGCCGTCTTGGTGGAGAGGGTATCTCCGGTCCTGGTGTTGGCCAGTTTGGCGATGGCGCCGATGTCCCCCGCGAACAGCTCGCTGACTTCCACCGGTTTATTTCCCACCATGGTGTAGATCTTGCCAAGCTTCTCCTCGGTCTCTGTATCTGCGTTGTAGAGAGTGTCGTCTCCCTTCAGCACGCCGGAGCAAACCTTGATGAAGGAATATTTTCCAATAAACGGATCCACCATGGTCTTGAATACATAGGCGGATTTTGCTCTCGCGAAATCATAGTCCGCCTGATAGATCTCGTTGGTCTTGCGATTGATACCCGCGCACTCCCGGCAGTCCGGGCTGGGGAAGAACCGCACGATGTCGGACAGGAGGTTGGCTACGCCCTGGGCCTGGATATTGGAGCCCATTGCCACCGGAACGATACTTCCGTCCATCACTTCCGTACGCATGGCCGCCCGGATCTCCTCTACGGAGAACTCTTCGCCTGCGAAATACCGCTCCATGAACTCGTCGCTGGTCTCCGCCACCGCTTCCAGAAGTTTCTCCCGGTAAATCTCCAGGTTTGGTTTACAGTAATCCGGGATCTCGCACTCTTCTCTCTGGCCGATGCCGGTGTAACGTCGTCCCGCGTTCTTGATGATGTTCACGTATCCCACCAGCTTCTCATTCTCACGGATCGGCTGGAAATGAGGCGCGATCACCTTGCCGTAGCGGTCGGTCAGATCCTGTACCACCTGACGGAAGCTGGCGTCGTCCACGTCCATCTCCGTCACATAGACCATGCGGGGAAGGTTATACTTGTCACACAGTTCCCATGCCTTCTCCGTTCCCACTTCCACGCCGGCCTTTCCGGAAACTACGATCACTGCCGCGTCCGCCGCGCTGACCGCTTCCTCTACCTCACCCACGAAATCAAAGTATCCCGGGGTGTCCAGCACATTGATCTTCGCCTTCTCCCACTCGATGGGAACCAGCGTCGTGCTGATAGAAAAATCACGCTTCTGCTCCTCTTTATCAAAATCGCTGATCGTGTTGCCGTCCGCAACCTTGCCCATCCGGCTGATCGCTCCCGACACGTAGGCCATCGCCTCTACAAGGCTGGTCTTTCCGCTTCCTCCGTGTCCCAGCAGGACCACGTTTCTGATCTCGTCCGTTCTGTAAACTTTCATATAAGCTAGCCTCCTTGCCTTAGTAAAATCTCATGGCTATATTGTACTAAAAAACCAAACAATTTACAACTGATTTATGCAGAATTTACAATGAAATATGTTTTGACAATCAAAAGGGGACAGGGTAAAATCAATCTGGGACGTGGTATTTTCGAAAATACCACGTCCCCACTTAAAGAAGGAGGCACTCTATGCAGCGTAAATTCGGCTTTATTGGTCTCGGGCTGATCGGGGGATCTATCGCCAAAGCGATCCGTCAATTTGTCCCCGATGCAGAGATCGTTGCTTTTGATAAGAATAAGGAGGCACTGGCCCTGGCCACCCAGGAGTCTGTCATTGACGTGGCGGTCTCTTCCATCGACGAGAACTTTAAGAACTGTGAATATCTCTTCCTGTGCGCGCCGGTTTCCTATAACACCGCTTATCTGAAACAGCTGAGCGGCTATCTGGATGAGGACTGTATCCTTACCGATGTGGGCAGCGTGAAGTCAGACATCCACCGGGAAGCCCAGAGGCTTGGCCTTAACGGATATTTCATCGGCGGGCACCCCATGGCCGGAAGCGAGAAGAGCGGGTACGCCAACTCCAAGGCCATGCTGATCGAAAACGCCTACTATGTGCTGACGCCCTCCCCGGGGATCCCACAGGAGAAGACAGACCGCTTCTCTAAATTCGTGGAACAGCTGCGGGCCATCCCGGTGGTCATGGAGCCGGAGGAACACGATTATGTCACCGGAGCCATCAGCCACCTGCCCCATCTCATCGCCGCCAGCCTGGTAAACTTCGTCCGGGACCACGATACCCGGACGAAACTGATGAAGAATCTGGCGGCAGGAGGATTCAAGGACATCACCCGTATCGCTTCCTCCTCCCCCACCATGTGGCAGCACATCTGCGTCAAAAACAGGGAAAATATATCTCAGATCCTGGGCTCTTATATCCAGGACCTGACCCAGGTAAAGGAACTGGTTGACCAGGCGGACGAACAGGGGATCTACAATCTCTTCGACACCTCCCGGAATTACCGGAATTCCTTCCCCTCCGCTTCCGCCGGGCCTATCAAGAAAGCCTTTGCCGTCTACTGCGACATTATCGACGAAGCTGGCGGGATCGCGGCCATTGCCACCATCCTGGCTTCCAACAATTTAAATCTTAAGAATATCGGGATCGTACACAACAGAGAATTTGAAGAAGGGGTTCTGCGCATAGAATTCTACGATGAGGCTTCTTCCCGAAGAGCCGCGGAATTACTGCAGAAATTCAGGTATATTGTCTATGAGCGTTAGAAAGATCACTCCAGGAAATCATTTGAGAGGGGAACTTACCGTTCCCGGGGACAAGTCCATCTCCCACCGGGCAGTAATGCTGGGCTCCATCGCCCAGGGCACCACGGAGATCACCAACTTCCTGAAGGGGGCGGACTGCCTCTCCACCATCCGCTGCTTCCGGCAGATGGGCGTCTCCATCGAAGAGAAGCCGGACTGTATCCTGGTCCACGGTCGGGGGCTGCGGGGACTTACGGCTCCTGATGGCACTCTGAATACCGGCAACAGCGGCACCACCACCCGGCTTATGTCCGGGATCCTTGCAGGGCAGCGCTTTTCCTCCCTGCTGTCCGGAGACGCTTCCTTAAATTCCCGGCCCATGAAGCGGATCATGGATCCCCTGGGACAGATGGGGGCCCGGATCACCAGTGTAAATGGAAATGGCTGCGCGCCGCTTTCCATCCACCCCGGAGACCTGCACGGCATCGCCTACACCTCTCCGGTGGCTTCCGCCCAGGTCAAATCCGCCATCCTGCTGGC
This window of the Massilistercora timonensis genome carries:
- a CDS encoding AEC family transporter, with the translated sequence MGLSILLAEEIAAMALAAVVGWAVVRIGLFEAKESEVISRIAVYICSPCIVVSAFQIEISAEKVTGLFLAFGAAVLVHVFLILVMRASKKPLGLQKIERASVIYTNAANLTIPLVAAVLGEEWIFYTSAFIIVQTVLFWSHGLTLVIPGEEKNWKKIFLNPNIIAVGIGLFLFVTKIRFPVVIATAVSGFGDMIGTISMLAIGMLIGAMDLREVFAAKRAYFVCLLRLLLLPALVAVCFALAVSGGVHPEAEYILMVVLVAAAAPPAVMLTQTAQTYGGDPRYASIINVMGTVLCIVTIPLIIAFYEYLLLLLQ
- a CDS encoding TrkH family potassium uptake protein; the encoded protein is MNIKMTFYILGKMLGVEALLLLLPAFVGLIHQEESAVYFVITAAVMGVLFLLTGIRKPANRKIYGKEGMVIVALTWILWSLFGAMPFTLSGSIPSYVDAFFETVSGFTTTGSTILADVEALPQCMLFWRSFTHWVGGMGVLVFAMMLTNMEKTSMHLMRAEVPGMEKDKLVPRMKESSRILYGMYLGLSIVLVILLLLGGMNLFDSLIHMFGTAGTGGFSNYAISVGHFDSAYIDVVLSIFMILFGVNFGLYFLLLTREFKPVWKNEELRAYLLIITIATLLIAVNINGDYPNFLQSVRFSLFQVASIITTTGFATTDFNYWPMFSKCILMTLMVIGACASSTGGGIKVCRGLVVLKTIKQAIKQMVHPKSVSLIRVNNKKMSPETLKNVYSYLMAYAVIAVGSVILVAIDNMDMETTISAVMTTLNNVGPGFGVVGPMGSFADYSAFSKIIFSFDMLVGRLEIFPFLILFTAFAWRKKF
- the trkA gene encoding Trk system potassium transporter TrkA translates to MKIVIIGDGKVGHKLTTELSEEDYDIVLIDQNEGKLKEALNELDIFCITGNGVDAEIQKQADVPHADLVIACASTDELNMLSCLIARRLGAKHTIARVRNPIYYRQIGLLKEDLHLSMAVNPELTAANEIARVLLFPQADKVETFMKERVELIEFPLREESKLIGLSLAEVYRRFQIKILVCAVKRGNEVYIPDGEFILRQGDKLHIAATHQDLKNFFKSMGKKNMKIRNVLICGGGHLCFYLTHQLLQTGMQVKIIEKDEARCEFLCETFPKATIIHGDATDHELLLEEGIQEADAMIALTGMDEENIIMSLFAKTQGVEKIIAKVNEDSRAQMVEGMGIDSIISAKSATADAIMSYVRARKNSYSSANVETMYQLVNGKVEAQEFIIRKEAPFTNVPLKDLKTKPNNLIACIGRKRQIIIPNGDDHLEVGDSVIVVTKGHVIDSFTDILA
- a CDS encoding elongation factor G yields the protein MKVYRTDEIRNVVLLGHGGSGKTSLVEAMAYVSGAISRMGKVADGNTISDFDKEEQKRDFSISTTLVPIEWEKAKINVLDTPGYFDFVGEVEEAVSAADAAVIVVSGKAGVEVGTEKAWELCDKYNLPRMVYVTEMDVDDASFRQVVQDLTDRYGKVIAPHFQPIRENEKLVGYVNIIKNAGRRYTGIGQREECEIPDYCKPNLEIYREKLLEAVAETSDEFMERYFAGEEFSVEEIRAAMRTEVMDGSIVPVAMGSNIQAQGVANLLSDIVRFFPSPDCRECAGINRKTNEIYQADYDFARAKSAYVFKTMVDPFIGKYSFIKVCSGVLKGDDTLYNADTETEEKLGKIYTMVGNKPVEVSELFAGDIGAIAKLANTRTGDTLSTKTAPILYGRTEYSKPYTYMKYVVKNKGDEDKVSQALQRMMAEDVTLKTVNDSENRQTLLYGMGDQHLEIVASKLASRYKCEITLETPKVAFRETIRKSSDVDTKYKKQSGGHGQYGHVKMKFEPSGDLETPYVFEETVVGGAVPKNYFPAVEKGLQESVVKGPLAGYPVVGVKATLYDGSYHPVDSSEMAFKTATSQAFKKGFMEASPVLLEPIASVKVTVPDDYTGDVMGDLNKRRGRVLGMNPVAGGYQEIVADVPMTGMFGYCTTLRSMTGGRGTYSYEFARYEQAPSDVQEAEIAKRAEEE
- a CDS encoding prephenate dehydrogenase; the encoded protein is MQRKFGFIGLGLIGGSIAKAIRQFVPDAEIVAFDKNKEALALATQESVIDVAVSSIDENFKNCEYLFLCAPVSYNTAYLKQLSGYLDEDCILTDVGSVKSDIHREAQRLGLNGYFIGGHPMAGSEKSGYANSKAMLIENAYYVLTPSPGIPQEKTDRFSKFVEQLRAIPVVMEPEEHDYVTGAISHLPHLIAASLVNFVRDHDTRTKLMKNLAAGGFKDITRIASSSPTMWQHICVKNRENISQILGSYIQDLTQVKELVDQADEQGIYNLFDTSRNYRNSFPSASAGPIKKAFAVYCDIIDEAGGIAAIATILASNNLNLKNIGIVHNREFEEGVLRIEFYDEASSRRAAELLQKFRYIVYER